Within Coturnix japonica isolate 7356 chromosome 13, Coturnix japonica 2.1, whole genome shotgun sequence, the genomic segment GACCATTGAGGTCCCAATGGGTGCGGTGGCTGGACTGGGGACTAAAGGGGTCCCAAATGGCGTGGTGGTCGAGTTTGGGACTGAGGGGGTCCCAAAGGATGCACTGTTTGGATGGGGGACCAAAGGGGTCCCAGTAGAGGTGGTGCCTGGGCTGGGGACCGGGGGCACCTTTGGCACTGGGGAAGATTTGGGGGCTTTCACAGGAATTGTCAAGTAGTTGGAGTTGTCGGTCTGGCCAGCAGTAAGTTGTGGATCACCGGCACCCAGCCACTTCATTACATGCTCCTTGGTCTCCCTCTGTTCCTGTGTCCTGCTGGCAAGTGACACAGGGGGAACAGAGGGACCTTCACCAGTCTCCCTCACTTTCAATGGCACAGTGGGGCCAGtgctgtctatggggctgtggttcCCTGCCGAGGTCTGCTGGCTGCCCGGCTCACTGCTGGGCGGCTTCGGAGCGCTCCTCACCGCTGAGTTCACATCCTGGACGTGCCCTGGGTTGTCCCCACTGCTGCGACGTGTGTCTGCTCCAGTGCTGCCCCCTGTGCTGACACCGTGATCCTCATCCTCTTCTGTGGGGCTCCGTGGTGGCGGTGGGAGGCGAAGGGTCTTCTCCGTCCTCAGCACGGCACTGCTCGGAGCCGGGGAGGCCTCCACAGCCACGGGTGGAGACCGAGGCCCAACCAGGACGTGGAGGTGACTCTCCACATGCGTTTCTTCCACAGCCCCCCCCAATGAGGGCACACGGATCTCACTGCGCTGGCGGCACGGGGccgggctgggctgggggctcttGGTGGTGGCTGCCTCTCTCCGCACAGACTGTACCTTGCTGATCTGCACAGgtgagccctgtgctgcctggcTGATGgtggatgctgctgtgctctcattGTGTGCTGGTGGGGGCTCTCGGACCCCATCCGTCCCCACGTCCCCAGCGGCTGGCGGCAcggtgctgggtgctggctCGCTGCGTCGCACCGAAGTGCAGTGGATGATGAGTGGGGATGGAGGTTTGGGCTCCACGGTGCTTTCCCCGCTGGGGCCGGGAGCTGGGGGTCTGTGAGCAGCACCAAAGCTGAGGCTGTAGCTGCTCTTGAGCAGTTTACGCACATCCCGTGGCTGCGGCACCAAGCTCTTCCCTTTGCTGCCTGGCTCAGCAGCGTTACCTGCAGAGGTCCTGGTTTCTGGGGTCTCTCGTGGTGCTGGTGGCGGCTTCTCCTCCCCACGGCTCTGTGGCCCCAGCCTCACATCCTGTGCCCGGGAGGTGTAGACGCTGCGGGGCGGCACAGCAGGAGGCACCGAGCTCTTGGGCTCGAAGGGGACgagctgtgccctgctgggcCGGATGGCGCGCTGCCGCAGGCTGGGCCACGGCTTCTGCGGCTTCTCAAACCTGGGGGTGACGGCCGGCACCTTCCCGTCCCCGCTGCGGCCTTCGAACAGGGCACGTGCTCGCCAGTATGGGGTCCTCTCTGCGCAGGGCTGGGCAGCGGGCAGGCGCTGGCACTGCACCACCTCCTGGTAGCGCATCCTCTCGTTGAGCTCGTTGAAGGTTTTCTTCAGCCTGCAGACGTTCTCCCGCGTGGCTTCGCTCAGCACCACTCCCTTGGCCGGACGGTGGGCACCAACAGGACGCAGCCCCATGTCCACCAGCCTCACGTCCTCGGCCGAGGCGCTGAGGTCGGACTTGGACAACGAGCTGGACTTGCCCTCCATGCCATCCCCGAGCAGGTCGGTGCCGGCAGAGGATGGCCCCGAGGAGGTGGAGCTGCCCCTCAGCAccttctgctgctccatctTGATGAGCTGCTCGTACTGCATCTTCTTGGCCAGCACGTTCCTCACCAGGCTGGAGGCCATCCTGGTCTTGCTGGCGTCGCCGTCCAAGGAGGCCGTCTTCACGAACTGCTTGTAGTTGAACCTGAAGTCCTCGCCTCCAGCCCTGCCCTTCCCCGGGGGCTCCTTCCTGGCCGGGGGCAGCGGCTGCGGGGCCAAACTGTCCCCCCACGGGAAGAACGCcgcctccttcctctccttcctcttcagcTGGATCTGCCGCTTGGGGACGGTCCTCCTCTTGCCGTACCCCTTCTTGGCGTCGCCGCTCTCCAGCTCCACGTCCACACACTCGAACAGCTCCTTGGCCGGCACTCCGGGCAGCTCGGTGCCGCGGGGCTCCCCGCAGGCCGCCCACCGCCGCCCACCGCCGCCGTCCTCCGACATCGAGTTGGAGAGGCTGGACGAGCTGCACATGTCCAGCCGGGAGCCGGGGGGGCCCGACAGGCTGCGGAAGGACCTGGCCGTCAGCGCCCGCACTTCGCTGTCGGCCTCGTCCGAGTCGCTGGCCCCGCCGCCCCTCCGCGCCCGCCGCCCCTCGCCCATCATCGCCGCCGGTGCCGCCGCGCTCGGCCGCTCCACGAAGGCGACGACGGGCGGCCGGTCTCCGCGCAGGGCGCCCATGGTCCTGCCCGGCGCCGCGCTATTCTTAGCCGTGACCGACAGCTGGGGCTGCCGGGCGCGCTCCTCCCGCGGGCCGGAGCCGGGGCCGGGCGGTGGGGGACCCTCGGGGGGCACGTAGGGCGGCGGGGGAGTGAGGCGAACGGCATCGTCCTCTTCCAGGAACTCCAGGCAGTCGTTGAAGGTGTCGGTGGTCTCCGAGCACCGCGCGGAGTGGTAGGAGGAGATGGACGAGTCGGACACGCTCTTGGGGAGGTCGTCGCGGGGCAGCACGGACAGCCGCCCGTCCTCCTCCCACGGGGACCCGCGTCCGTCCGCGCCGTCGGGCAGCTCCGCGGGGCGGCCCGGGTCCCTTTTGCCGCGGGGGATCATGGTGGGGACGGGCCCGGAGCCGCTCGACCTTCTGCTCCGCTCGCGGCGCTGCCCGGAGCTTCGATCACATGCGTGACGGCGGACGCCAGCCCGGGGGGGCGATGCCAAGAGCCGGGAGGTGCCGGGCGGTGCCGGGATGCCGCCCCCGGCTCAGGGTCTGCCCTAAGGACCGAGCTGCCCTGACCCCGCGGGCCGGGAGCCAGCGCTGCCCCACGGGGCGTTGGGGCGGGTGTCGTGTCCCGGGATGGTGGGAGCCCAAGGAGCCGCTCGTTACCCCCAGCAGCACCGAGTGCGGCCGAGGCTCCGCGCCGCTCCGCCATCCCCGTCCCCACCCCGGGAACACGAAGCCCGGCCCCGACCCGACAGCGAGCGGCCGGGAGCCTCGAAACCCAACCGGCACCGAACGGCTCCGGGTCCGAGCGAAGGGCCGCGCTCATTTCTCGCCTAATGGCCGGGCCGGGCGCTGCGGGGCTCTCGGTTCGCCCGGCTCCATCCGGCCGCCCCCGCGGGGTCAGTCCCGGCTGTGGGGCTGTTTGCGGGCAGTGGCAGCAGGTGCCGAGCGGCGCTGCCAGCCCCGAGCAACACGATGCTGCGGCTAAAATTAAACCTGGCACACgcggggctgggagcagccgGTGCCGAACCCCCCGTGCACAGCCCGGCTCACAGGGCCCCAGTGCGGGCGGTACAGCACGGGGCGAACAGAACCCGTCTGAACTCAGACCACCGGACCGAGCCACGTGCGAAGCGCAGCTACAGGGGGCGGGGTCTGCCCCGCTATAACCCCCCCACAAACAGCTCCGCCATCTTCACACCCCGCCGCAAATGGCGGCTGGTCCCGCAGCCCCGGCCCAAAGCAAAACCCACCCCCCGCATCGAGTACAGCCCATAACGGCTCTGTAAAGGAGGATGAAGGACAAGGCAGATACACggctgtgtttctttgcagcTCTAGTCTCTACAGTGAAACATTCATAACTGTTGGACAGAGTAAAAAGATGCTACATTAAAACTGGACGGGAAAACACGAGGAGCCCCGTGGTGACACAGCTGGAGATTGCCCATAAGAACCAGAATGACACAGAAATACGGCACAGGGCCACCCCCCCCTGCAGTCAGTGCTccctgcacccccagccccatgtcCAGcatgagctcagcacagctcccagctctccATCCAACAAGGACATGGACCCTCATGGAGCaatggcagctgctctgcaccaaGCACTGAACTcagagcccccagcagcacGAGGTCAGTGCACcgagcacagagcagggccaTAGATACAGATACATGGATACATGGGAcacctggctgctctgctggaagcACAGACACGATCCGAACTCGTAACATTTCCCAGAGAATTAAATGTACAAAGTGCCACTGGTCCTTGGAACCAAATACAGTGTACAGTATATgacagcaaacacagccctgcagctcgTGTCGGCCCATCTCTGCACAGCACGAAGGAATCGAGCGCTCAGCCTTTGCAATGGactccttccctttttttatacagaggaaaataaaaacataatttaacccagcaataaataaaagaagggCAGGGGCCCCGTCAGCCCCCTTTGTGCATTCCGATCAGACTGGAGAGCTTCTCACAGTGCTCGAGTTTCAGTGACTCCGCTTTCTGCTTCAGCCGCTCGTCTCTGTACAGCTTGGCCAGGTTGGACAAGTCGGACTCTGGAAGATGAAAACAGCACACGATCATTAGGATAAAGCTGTGATGGCTTCCAGTCgctgctctcagtgctttgTTATCCCTGAGAGCATCTGTTAAGTTCACCTTCTAGCTGCTATTTCAGtggagctgtgctttctgtgcagaGAGGCTGCCAACTTGGCATCGTTACTTGAGACTTCAAGGAGTTAAGAATAACCCCAAAACTCCACTGCAGtaccaacaaaaaacaggagTGATTTTACTGCCTACAAAGAAAGCATGAAGTACAAAACTGTACTAAGAGAGCATAAGCTGTGTGTCCAGAACATGGTCAGACAGTGTTTGTTCTGCTAACAGCCACTGTCTTGGTCAATACCAGCATTTACAACTACACGACACCCTCACCCTATAATTCACCCATCTCTTCCCATTGCAGACCCCAGGGTGGGGTTACCCTACACCTGtcagcagcatctcagtgaTGAGCCCAAAGGAAGGAGATCCTCGTGCCTACTCTTCCCATTGCTTTCTTAAGGCTGTGTCAGCTGTTTGCAGCCAAACAGGAgataccagccccacatccctgcccacGGAACTGggaaatgcagctcttctgATGGACCCATTCTGCTGGGGCACAAACACCCACCTGGTCTGATACTTTGATATACAGATGGTTTTTTCATGCTGCACTTATCAGTCTATAAGTCACTTCCAAGAGGTTTGCCCTGAAGGCACTGtaaattcttttaattcttctattttttgttgttcttattgATGACAGGAAGATGAGCAGCCAGGTGAGGGACTTGTCTGACAGGTCTCCGAGCCCTTCCATTAACAATACGATCCTGAATGTGCAACACGTAACTGAAATAATCCCACAGTTTCAATTACCTTCCCCCAGCAACTCAGGGCAGCATCTCTTGCTGATTAGCTAAGCAAGTCTTAATATAGTTTTCTCCCCGAAGAGTATTTTAGATGCAGCTACGACAATAGCAgtgatttgtttctgaaaaggtCAAAATTTCCCTAAGCACAGGCTACCTGATGACATTCCATTTTTCAAAGAGCTTTTATACACCAAACGAGCCTCTCATTTCACAAAATCAGCTGGAgcacaaaggatttctcaatAGGGCCCTTCATGCCTTATGTCCTCTGCCCTGAGATTTAAAGCCATAAGACTCTCTACCTATTTATCAAAAAGCTTCACAAGCTGAAGGGCACAAACATCTTATTGCAGGTCAGGAATCAATTTCCAGTTTTAGTGACTCAAGTGCCactccagcagagctcagctgtgctggtaCAGAGCCTCGATGGCCCTGCAGCAAAACCAGACTGGGTTTACTGTCCCAAAgatcagagctctgcagtgaagACACTTGGTTTACACTTATCCAATGGGGCAAAACCTTTTACTGCCAATGTAGAATAGAACAAATAGACTATTAATGAACATTCaactggcaaaaaaagaaagaggccGACCACAAAGTTAAACACACGAGAAGCAATGGAATGAAGtcacaaaacagcagctgatgAACAACTGCCTCAAGGTCCCTAGATAACTTTTCCCTGGTGCTCCATCTTGTATCCAGTTTTGTTTATTGACAAACTTGGCTGCACTAAAGTTAGCACAGCTTCAGCTGCGCTCAATATCTGCTCTCCCTGGTCTGGGTCGTAAACACACTGAACACTTCTTGTGTTAAAAGCTCAAGAGAGGGTTGTTTTGgcagcattgctttgcattCAGCACTGCACCATCTCTGACCACCACCCCTCAGACCTGCAAACCCCGCTGCCCATTTTGGGGTACAGCACTTCAGCTCAAGGTCCACATGAAAGAGACAACAGGGCACGTTTCAGTTGCACTATGTTAATTAATAGTATTATTTCctgtaaggaaataaatagatctGATCCGACAGCAAGCCCACACAAGAAGCCTATGTGTATGGTTACTAATAGCTACATAGTACCTAGAAGCTGCCACTGTTGCCACAGGTGTTTGGAGATCACAAACAAAGCACACCAAAAGTTAAGGGAATGTTTGTGACTTTAAGGGTTTCATATTATGGCTTCTTTACTTATTTATCCACTTTTTTAACTTCAGAGTCCCTACCTGTGTAGTTCTCTTCAAAGCAAGGCTGGTAATTCTGGTGTGATATAAAAGAGCTGCCTCTGGATGGAGAGTCCTGACTTGAAATTGTTCAGATTCTTTGATGGGAAGGGCAACACTACTGCTACCCCTTGTACCGGattaaagaacagcagcaactaATGGGATACAGTTTGGGGTTACAACATGTGCCTTCACATGGGCACTGACCAACTCGGAATTAACATGAGATGAATGACTTGATGCTCACGTTTTTCTGGTCTCCCTCCCTGCATTcaattcctgtttttaaaagacTACGGTGAAAAACATGCTCTCAAACCACCTTAAgatagaaaatgcaaatgagtGCATAAAATAAGCACAGAGGGACCGTCTTTGAGAACTGATACCAGCAGCACTATGAGATTTTCACAGCACCTGGGCAGGCTTTGGACCCTTCCTGATGAAGTCTGAAGGAGTCATTTGACCTTCTCACAGAGCCAGTCAAAGCAAAACTGATTCTGCCTCAGCAAAGGAAACATTAATGTCTTTTCTAGCCCAAACAAACTATCAGAGCTAAATAAACATAGTGATCGTTAGCGATTAAAACATCTTCACTAAGAGCTGGCCAAGCATACAAATGGAGTGGAAAAAGTCTCGAATAGCAGAATCTACTTCCCACTTCTCTTTCAATCACCTGAAACAAACTTTGACAACCCCTCAATAAAGTCAGTGTTAAGAACAGATGTGAGAAATACAGCTGCAAGATCTGAGAAGTTAGATCTGCACTGGAACATGAAGCTAAAATGGCAGCGCTTTGTGAAGAACAACTGTTGATAGGtcatgagaaaaataacttactttgctgcttctccttccagcagctggtCTGAATGTAGTCTATGTAATCTTTTTCAACTGTTCTCTCTAGCTCTTGAAGTTCTGCTCCTTGATAATTCTTCTCAAAGTTTTTATCAACATAGTAAGGCACCTGCAagttctctgtttctctgctaATAACGTGGCCTATGGACCTGTGAAAACATGAtggagaaaagagatttttcagctgttcaaacatgaagaaacagaaatatgtgTCTCGTTATTAACATTTCCAGAAGAGAATTTGTGCAACTGCTTCTGAGCAGTCACTCTGCAGGACGATAGCTCCCTCAGCCATGCAGTGAGGAAATTACAAGCCTCAGGCCATGAAAGCTTATCACCACAAACTGaattcactgaaaaagaaaacccacataGTGAAAATATACAGAACCGGGAGATATCTACAAAGAACTGATTCAGAAAGCTGTTCCTTTCCAATACTGAGTTCTCAGCAGCTCAGTTAAGATAATTCCAGGGCCTGAGAACCAATTTTATCTGCAAACAGAAGCTCCACaccctttcttctgtttgctgttaACTTCTGGAAAGGTAGGTTCAGAAATCCGTGGGAAACAAAAGTCAAATACAG encodes:
- the PROB1 gene encoding proline-rich basic protein 1; amino-acid sequence: MIPRGKRDPGRPAELPDGADGRGSPWEEDGRLSVLPRDDLPKSVSDSSISSYHSARCSETTDTFNDCLEFLEEDDAVRLTPPPPYVPPEGPPPPGPGSGPREERARQPQLSVTAKNSAAPGRTMGALRGDRPPVVAFVERPSAAAPAAMMGEGRRARRGGGASDSDEADSEVRALTARSFRSLSGPPGSRLDMCSSSSLSNSMSEDGGGGRRWAACGEPRGTELPGVPAKELFECVDVELESGDAKKGYGKRRTVPKRQIQLKRKERKEAAFFPWGDSLAPQPLPPARKEPPGKGRAGGEDFRFNYKQFVKTASLDGDASKTRMASSLVRNVLAKKMQYEQLIKMEQQKVLRGSSTSSGPSSAGTDLLGDGMEGKSSSLSKSDLSASAEDVRLVDMGLRPVGAHRPAKGVVLSEATRENVCRLKKTFNELNERMRYQEVVQCQRLPAAQPCAERTPYWRARALFEGRSGDGKVPAVTPRFEKPQKPWPSLRQRAIRPSRAQLVPFEPKSSVPPAVPPRSVYTSRAQDVRLGPQSRGEEKPPPAPRETPETRTSAGNAAEPGSKGKSLVPQPRDVRKLLKSSYSLSFGAAHRPPAPGPSGESTVEPKPPSPLIIHCTSVRRSEPAPSTVPPAAGDVGTDGVREPPPAHNESTAASTISQAAQGSPVQISKVQSVRREAATTKSPQPSPAPCRQRSEIRVPSLGGAVEETHVESHLHVLVGPRSPPVAVEASPAPSSAVLRTEKTLRLPPPPRSPTEEDEDHGVSTGGSTGADTRRSSGDNPGHVQDVNSAVRSAPKPPSSEPGSQQTSAGNHSPIDSTGPTVPLKVRETGEGPSVPPVSLASRTQEQRETKEHVMKWLGAGDPQLTAGQTDNSNYLTIPVKAPKSSPVPKVPPVPSPGTTSTGTPLVPHPNSASFGTPSVPNSTTTPFGTPLVPSPATAPIGTSMVPNPASFESPAIPSLTSTSLGTPLVPNAANNSFGTPFFPYPLSAPFGTPLVPSPATPSFGTSPVPRLPSSTFGASLVPNPSSTPFATLSVPNLAGSSFGAPLVPNPSCTPFASPSVPKRVSSSFGSPLVPIPATTSFGTVPVPRPPNSTFGAPLVPNPSSTPFMTPSVPMPASSSFGTPVVNNPDPTSLGYPSVSNVARSSFASPLFPSPASVPLGTAVSPHPGGEAPWSKPLPEPPQPSDALTTAVPPTQPQPHMEDVPRRTEGSSPSSKSTPSPTRPFAPHPSAHRKMLLDPDSGKYYYMEAPRQPQLKTLYDPETGQYMEVLIPPVPVASHAGYYQAPFNPMLYGTPYMPYGSFPGLSAPPQPTASSPAHLDLQGQPPTSENPGGLSGTFSPDPKGEGTPAAGGPDCGYLESPYYIPTGMRASPSPSQPPARASPASAEKGPLPPL